A genomic region of Fervidobacterium gondwanense DSM 13020 contains the following coding sequences:
- a CDS encoding LacI family DNA-binding transcriptional regulator — translation MATIKDVAKRAGVSISTVSYVLNNTGKISEETRQKVLRAIEELNYVPNKFAKHLKKQQYDLVALVVHEIKGPFYDALVRGIQDVLHSFGYNLLIYCTLENRRQDVDKFLRTGIVGGLLVMTPAVKNEDIVKWSKEISIVTLDRALKEKNVKSVRVDNEKGAYEVVKYLYSSGHRRIGFIKGAKDSLDAKERYKGFVRAMNELKLEIRDSDVLEGDFTEESGYSAMLEYLSSRKRKDLPTAFFCSNDEMAIGAMQALKENGLKIPDEVSIVGFDDIELASYVIPSLTTVRRPMYQLGSFAAHMLLSVIQNKEADISNVVLDVSLVIRDSTKKIGG, via the coding sequence ATGGCAACCATAAAAGACGTGGCAAAACGAGCGGGGGTTTCGATTTCAACAGTCTCGTACGTGTTGAACAACACGGGAAAAATAAGTGAAGAGACTCGGCAGAAGGTTCTAAGAGCAATTGAAGAACTGAATTATGTACCGAACAAATTTGCAAAGCATCTCAAAAAACAGCAGTATGATTTGGTTGCACTTGTCGTTCATGAGATAAAGGGTCCTTTTTACGATGCACTTGTCCGTGGCATACAGGACGTGCTCCATTCGTTTGGATACAACCTCTTGATTTACTGTACTTTGGAAAACAGGCGCCAAGATGTCGACAAGTTTCTCAGAACCGGTATTGTAGGCGGTTTGCTGGTGATGACGCCTGCTGTGAAGAACGAGGACATTGTAAAGTGGTCCAAAGAAATCAGCATTGTGACACTTGATAGGGCACTTAAAGAAAAGAATGTAAAGAGTGTGAGGGTTGACAACGAAAAAGGTGCTTACGAGGTTGTGAAGTATCTCTATTCAAGCGGACATAGAAGGATAGGATTTATAAAAGGTGCAAAGGATTCTTTGGATGCAAAGGAAAGGTATAAAGGATTTGTTCGGGCTATGAATGAGCTGAAGCTTGAGATAAGAGATAGCGATGTGCTTGAGGGTGATTTCACAGAGGAATCTGGCTATTCAGCGATGCTTGAATACCTTTCAAGTAGGAAAAGAAAGGACTTACCAACTGCGTTTTTCTGTTCAAACGATGAGATGGCAATCGGGGCAATGCAAGCACTTAAAGAGAATGGATTAAAGATACCAGACGAAGTGTCTATTGTAGGATTTGATGACATAGAGCTCGCATCTTACGTGATCCCTTCGCTAACAACAGTCAGAAGACCTATGTACCAGCTTGGATCATTTGCCGCCCACATGCTTCTTAGTGTGATTCAAAATAAGGAAGCTGATATATCGAACGTTGTCCTTGATGTCAGCCTCGTTATAAGAGATTCAACAAAGAAGATAGGAGGATAA
- a CDS encoding beta-galactosidase, with the protein MRKLGEVRTRRLEVKGAKFVLDGKERVFFSAELHYFRVNPSEWEDRVIKIKDAGFDSVSSYVPWFWHEYEERRFDFSGVTDPRRNLIGFLRLLEKYDLGLIFKPGPYIMSELKNEGLPFWIYNAVPQAIARTMDGKQHPTKVFSYLHPDYLRFVERWYKNVAEIIRAFNNVWLVQVDNEVGMLQWITTHGDYNENTIRKFRDYLEEKGLVECVYEIDNWSYGKAFSQRLMIEYHVFIRQYYKEYLETLKRYLEESGIDLPVIVNIHGFDMVEYAKRGKRYPIGVSQLYSCGVSENVLLSGDYYIGNVVHENFSDLAIANAIMYAVQDRNQPLFSAEFQSGFQLDKPKLLPSTLELTSLQCIGNGMNGVNYYMFVGGTNPEGSALMGSYHDWQAPISLNGELRRGYFVLKNLIAKVRQFEPDIAKSNPVFDTYFGFIPEYYSTEHFKEHGFDISDLEFKRDVSIFDGVIRGLKLLNYNFGGINLSNTASVLDPSSVKSLWVFSYKRMPLRIQKSLVDYIIHGGRLVIFPEIPVEDEFGNECRVLMDVLEIEEIAKSGWNMVQSFGIEINAFHVDTYKLSGEYTAFAHNEDSKVCGFAKEIGKGKAVILGFGLELEREYKLGVVRRVCEMLNIERSFEVECQDFVDVYVRRSDSKCFIFVNNYDEYDKDAIVSINGQNVKVRSKARSGEIISLDLD; encoded by the coding sequence TTGAGAAAATTGGGAGAGGTTAGAACTCGAAGATTAGAAGTTAAAGGTGCAAAGTTTGTACTCGACGGGAAAGAAAGGGTATTCTTCTCAGCTGAACTCCACTATTTTAGGGTAAATCCATCAGAATGGGAAGATAGAGTGATTAAGATAAAGGACGCAGGATTTGACAGCGTAAGTTCTTATGTTCCTTGGTTTTGGCATGAATACGAAGAGAGAAGGTTCGATTTTTCAGGTGTTACTGATCCAAGAAGGAATTTAATCGGCTTTCTTCGATTGTTAGAAAAATACGATTTGGGTTTAATCTTCAAGCCAGGACCATATATAATGTCGGAACTTAAAAACGAAGGCCTCCCATTTTGGATCTACAATGCTGTCCCGCAGGCTATTGCAAGAACTATGGATGGTAAACAGCATCCGACGAAAGTCTTTTCATATCTCCATCCAGATTACTTGAGATTTGTTGAAAGATGGTACAAGAACGTTGCAGAGATTATAAGAGCTTTCAATAATGTCTGGTTAGTGCAGGTCGACAACGAGGTCGGGATGTTGCAGTGGATCACAACACATGGCGATTACAATGAGAATACTATTCGAAAATTTCGTGATTATCTTGAAGAAAAAGGATTAGTTGAATGTGTATATGAGATAGATAACTGGTCTTATGGCAAGGCTTTTTCACAGAGGCTTATGATTGAGTATCATGTCTTTATCAGGCAGTATTACAAGGAATACCTCGAAACGCTTAAGCGGTATCTGGAAGAATCCGGAATCGATTTGCCAGTTATCGTAAATATCCACGGGTTCGATATGGTAGAGTACGCCAAAAGGGGCAAGAGGTATCCAATCGGCGTATCACAGCTCTATTCGTGTGGCGTGTCAGAAAACGTCCTTCTATCAGGAGATTATTATATCGGGAATGTAGTTCATGAGAATTTCAGTGATTTGGCTATAGCGAATGCCATTATGTACGCTGTTCAAGATAGGAATCAGCCTCTTTTCTCAGCGGAGTTCCAAAGTGGGTTTCAGCTGGACAAGCCTAAGCTCTTGCCATCTACCCTTGAACTGACATCGTTGCAGTGCATCGGTAACGGCATGAATGGGGTTAATTACTACATGTTCGTTGGTGGGACTAATCCAGAAGGCTCTGCATTGATGGGAAGTTACCACGATTGGCAAGCACCTATATCCTTGAACGGAGAACTTAGAAGAGGGTATTTTGTTCTCAAGAATTTGATTGCTAAGGTGCGGCAATTCGAGCCCGATATTGCGAAATCAAACCCTGTTTTTGATACTTATTTTGGATTCATACCAGAGTATTATTCGACAGAACATTTTAAAGAACACGGCTTCGATATTTCTGATTTGGAATTTAAAAGGGATGTGTCCATATTCGATGGAGTTATAAGGGGATTGAAGTTGTTAAATTACAACTTCGGTGGGATTAACTTAAGTAATACAGCAAGTGTGTTAGATCCGTCTTCGGTTAAAAGCCTTTGGGTATTTTCATACAAAAGAATGCCACTGCGTATCCAAAAATCTCTCGTAGATTACATAATACACGGCGGTAGGCTCGTAATCTTTCCTGAGATTCCAGTAGAGGATGAATTCGGTAATGAATGTAGAGTGCTTATGGATGTGCTTGAAATAGAAGAGATTGCAAAATCTGGATGGAATATGGTTCAGTCTTTCGGTATAGAAATCAACGCGTTCCATGTAGATACGTATAAACTCTCAGGTGAATACACTGCTTTTGCACACAATGAAGATTCAAAAGTTTGTGGATTTGCAAAAGAAATAGGGAAGGGGAAGGCTGTTATCTTGGGATTTGGTTTGGAACTTGAACGGGAATACAAGTTGGGTGTCGTGAGAAGAGTTTGTGAAATGCTTAATATAGAAAGAAGCTTCGAGGTTGAATGTCAAGATTTTGTGGATGTGTACGTTCGAAGGAGCGACAGTAAATGCTTCATATTTGTAAATAACTACGATGAATATGACAAAGATGCTATCGTTTCGATTAATGGACAGAATGTGAAGGTAAGGTCAAAGGCAAGAAGTGGGGAGATCATATCACTTGACTTGGACTAA
- a CDS encoding GH36-type glycosyl hydrolase domain-containing protein, with the protein MGKLFESKYGYFTEDGKEYVITNPRTPRPWVNVISNGDYSIIASHTGSGYSWRGNAGQNRITRLYQDLVKDNWGKYFYIRDLESGKYWSAAWKPVMSDYQLYEVTHGIGYTVYRHKVEDIYSEMKVFVTVKDPVEIIHLRLRNDSSKTRRLDVTSYFEWVLGNFPDEHREFHKLFIVPEFKGNTIYVRKYLGQFPDEKGRWNNTNWDHVAFHSVSLPVKSFTCDKESFVGMYKDEKFPIAMTIEKLDNKCDRFGDACASLQVELTLEPTEEIEIVFTVGAAKIGEEDAEELSKRYTNVERAREEFENVRKFWLDLLEKELVETPDEGLNIMTNYWVKYQAISGRIWAKSGYYQVSAGYGFRDQLQDSQIFFSLNPELAKKQILLHAEHQFQEGDVLHWWFTIRGGGPRTHCSDDLLWLPFITQEYIKETMDYSILDEVVPYVDGGKGTLYEHCKRAIEKAFKRFSPRGLPLIGENDWNDGMNAVGTDWKGESVWLAHFMYLLLKEFIPLIELKGDLRFAAKCKDTLEVLKESVNRYAWDGEWFIRATKDDGEEIGSKKNEEGFIFLNAQTWAVISDITDEERKIRAMESVKKYLLKDYGALLLYPAYTKPRSDIGYITRYAPGLRENGGVYTHAATWAVWAFALMRDVEAMYKAYRGICPPYRSEDIDKYWAEPYVTCGNSDGPISPHYGRGGWTWYTGSAQWLHRVATHWILGIRPNYGYLDIDPVIPSNWSGFTYKRYFGNTLYTVLVKNPNNVSYGVKKLLLDGEEVEKVPILKDGREHTVEVILG; encoded by the coding sequence GTGGGAAAGCTATTTGAGAGTAAGTACGGGTATTTCACTGAAGATGGAAAGGAATATGTTATAACCAACCCGCGTACACCGCGACCCTGGGTGAATGTGATAAGTAACGGTGACTACTCCATCATAGCTTCGCACACGGGGAGTGGATATTCTTGGAGAGGAAATGCTGGTCAGAATAGGATCACGAGACTTTACCAAGATCTCGTAAAAGATAACTGGGGAAAGTATTTCTACATCAGAGATCTTGAGAGTGGAAAATACTGGTCCGCCGCATGGAAGCCAGTCATGTCGGATTATCAACTTTACGAAGTAACACACGGCATCGGCTATACGGTTTATCGACACAAGGTAGAAGATATCTATTCAGAGATGAAAGTCTTCGTGACCGTTAAAGATCCAGTTGAAATAATCCATCTAAGATTGAGAAACGACAGCAGTAAGACGCGAAGATTGGACGTTACATCCTATTTTGAATGGGTACTTGGCAACTTCCCAGACGAACATCGAGAGTTTCACAAGCTCTTTATAGTCCCCGAGTTCAAGGGTAATACGATATACGTGCGCAAGTATTTGGGTCAGTTCCCCGATGAAAAGGGCAGATGGAACAATACGAATTGGGACCATGTAGCATTCCACAGCGTCAGCCTCCCTGTAAAGTCGTTCACGTGCGACAAGGAATCTTTTGTTGGTATGTACAAAGATGAAAAATTCCCAATTGCAATGACGATCGAAAAGCTCGACAACAAGTGCGATAGATTTGGCGATGCGTGTGCATCTTTGCAGGTAGAACTTACGCTTGAACCAACGGAAGAAATAGAAATAGTCTTCACAGTCGGAGCAGCTAAGATCGGTGAAGAAGATGCTGAAGAACTGTCAAAAAGATACACAAATGTGGAGAGAGCGAGGGAAGAATTCGAGAATGTGAGAAAGTTCTGGCTGGATTTGCTCGAAAAGGAATTGGTCGAGACACCGGACGAGGGTCTTAACATAATGACGAATTATTGGGTGAAGTATCAAGCGATTTCTGGGAGAATATGGGCAAAGTCGGGATATTACCAAGTTTCAGCAGGGTATGGCTTTAGAGACCAACTTCAAGACTCTCAGATTTTCTTCTCGCTTAACCCTGAACTCGCAAAAAAGCAGATACTCTTACATGCCGAGCACCAATTCCAAGAGGGTGATGTACTACACTGGTGGTTCACTATCAGAGGTGGCGGACCAAGAACTCACTGTTCGGACGACTTGTTGTGGTTGCCATTCATCACGCAAGAGTACATAAAGGAAACGATGGATTATTCTATTCTCGACGAAGTTGTACCTTACGTTGATGGCGGAAAAGGTACTTTGTATGAACACTGCAAGAGGGCAATAGAGAAAGCGTTCAAAAGATTTTCACCGAGGGGATTACCGCTGATAGGAGAGAACGATTGGAACGACGGGATGAACGCCGTTGGTACCGACTGGAAAGGCGAGAGTGTCTGGCTCGCTCACTTCATGTACTTGCTGCTTAAAGAATTCATACCGTTGATCGAACTCAAAGGCGATTTGAGATTCGCAGCGAAATGCAAAGATACATTGGAAGTTTTAAAGGAATCGGTCAATAGATACGCATGGGATGGTGAATGGTTCATAAGGGCAACGAAAGACGACGGGGAGGAGATAGGTTCGAAGAAGAACGAAGAAGGTTTCATCTTCCTGAATGCGCAAACATGGGCGGTAATAAGCGATATTACAGATGAAGAGAGAAAGATACGTGCTATGGAGTCAGTGAAGAAATATCTTCTCAAAGATTACGGTGCACTACTTCTATATCCAGCTTATACGAAGCCAAGGAGCGATATAGGTTACATAACAAGATACGCACCTGGATTGCGAGAAAACGGTGGAGTTTATACTCACGCTGCAACATGGGCTGTCTGGGCGTTTGCTTTGATGAGAGATGTTGAGGCGATGTACAAAGCGTACAGAGGTATATGTCCGCCTTACAGAAGTGAGGACATCGATAAATACTGGGCAGAACCCTACGTCACGTGTGGCAATTCCGACGGACCGATATCTCCACACTACGGTCGTGGGGGCTGGACGTGGTACACAGGCTCTGCACAGTGGTTGCACAGAGTAGCTACTCACTGGATTCTCGGTATAAGGCCAAACTATGGATATCTCGATATAGATCCCGTCATTCCATCGAATTGGTCTGGATTCACTTACAAGCGCTATTTTGGCAATACGCTTTACACTGTTTTAGTGAAGAACCCAAATAATGTGAGTTATGGAGTTAAGAAGCTTTTATTAGACGGAGAAGAAGTTGAGAAAGTTCCAATACTTAAAGATGGTAGAGAGCATACGGTTGAGGTTATCCTCGGTTAA
- a CDS encoding extracellular solute-binding protein — protein sequence MFSIIFFTTTYAQDYEKASDIDNYMTYHKALSRFFTTPLVTGETLWGSPQLSVDMQAGGSIEFEIPCQNSGVWNIRLDYVVTSKQILPPEISVTLNDSVPFIEAQGIPLIQFWKYEEGKFPKNRYNDEVLPNQYIVREVFSYYLKSPTGIEKEPLFFKVDPPITRLKITLKSGSINLKRVVLERPVKPQAYTLPKGARENTGDSKVIIEAERPQMKSDPSTNAISIRTPEVVPYTTYNLLLNAFGGDNWKQPGQIVTYSFEVPQDGYYKLAVKYLQNSKPDFTSFRTVYIDGKVLYEDMIYLPFKYTTNWKIETLNARNGEPLYFYLKKGIHTVSFEVNASVYSNVLNDLKSMIDYINDLALKVKYISGGQTDRNIEWEIRDYFPDIDEKLAYLISKTRELKKEIAQINKNTSNTEYVSLNIVEMFLERLRKDPNKIPNRIEMLVGSTGSVLSELSNAYNGLQQMPLTIDQIYIYQGKDIDRTVKVSFFKIFLEGLKRFVHSFIRQKSYTETAESKVVLEVWVNRPRQYVDILQQLVDKEFTPKTGIYVDLSIMRDEGKLILANAAKKSPDIALGISNWIPFEMGIRGAALDLRRFSDFVEYSKNFYPGSLLPYLYEEHCYGLPETLDFYVLFYRTDIINYLKIPIPNTWEDVKTILPELQRNGMNFYLPLGGSTSFKAWMTTAPFIYQYHGKLFTDDGLKTAIGDSKTLRALKEMTELFTMYGIPTQVANFFESFRKGEIPIGVGNLGTYVQLTIAAPELKGMWSIVPSPGVEWNGVIERWQTGSAQAVAIFNDTKYPMESWEFVKWWLSEETQRQFINQVVSTYGIEFLMIPANRNAVSWLPIRQSDLSVIKSQFEWLQEVPKMPASYILEREISNIWNKVVLEGKPLRVAVDDGINVVNKEFARKLEEFGYYENGKPVRPFKIYELEDILTWYK from the coding sequence GTGTTTTCCATAATCTTTTTCACAACGACATATGCACAAGATTATGAAAAAGCAAGTGACATAGATAACTATATGACATATCACAAAGCACTCTCAAGATTCTTCACGACCCCTCTCGTAACTGGGGAAACCCTTTGGGGTTCTCCCCAGTTATCTGTTGATATGCAAGCCGGTGGTTCAATTGAGTTTGAAATACCTTGTCAAAATTCCGGAGTTTGGAACATCCGACTGGATTATGTTGTAACATCAAAGCAGATATTACCTCCAGAAATCTCTGTAACTTTAAACGACAGCGTACCTTTTATAGAAGCGCAAGGCATTCCGCTGATCCAATTTTGGAAATACGAAGAAGGTAAATTCCCAAAGAACAGGTACAACGATGAAGTTTTACCGAACCAATATATCGTTCGTGAAGTATTTTCTTATTACTTGAAAAGCCCTACGGGAATTGAGAAAGAACCACTTTTCTTCAAAGTAGATCCGCCGATTACGAGGCTTAAGATAACTCTCAAAAGCGGGAGTATAAATCTAAAACGAGTGGTCTTGGAAAGGCCAGTGAAGCCACAGGCTTATACATTACCGAAAGGTGCAAGAGAGAACACGGGAGATAGTAAGGTAATAATCGAGGCAGAGCGCCCACAGATGAAGAGTGATCCTTCGACGAATGCGATATCGATAAGAACGCCGGAGGTAGTTCCGTACACCACATACAACTTGCTTCTCAACGCATTCGGTGGAGATAACTGGAAACAGCCGGGGCAAATTGTCACGTATTCTTTTGAAGTGCCACAGGATGGATATTATAAATTAGCTGTGAAGTATCTACAGAATTCGAAACCAGACTTCACAAGCTTTAGAACCGTTTATATCGATGGAAAAGTTCTTTATGAAGATATGATTTACTTACCGTTTAAGTATACGACAAATTGGAAAATAGAAACTTTGAACGCAAGAAATGGAGAACCATTGTATTTCTATTTAAAGAAGGGGATCCATACAGTTTCTTTCGAAGTTAACGCTTCTGTCTATTCGAACGTTCTAAACGATTTGAAATCAATGATTGATTATATAAATGATCTCGCCTTAAAAGTGAAATACATATCCGGGGGGCAGACAGATAGGAATATTGAGTGGGAGATAAGAGATTATTTCCCAGATATAGATGAAAAACTCGCATATTTGATTTCAAAGACAAGAGAGCTAAAGAAAGAGATTGCTCAAATAAATAAAAATACATCGAATACCGAATACGTGTCTTTGAATATAGTTGAAATGTTCTTGGAACGTTTGAGAAAGGACCCAAACAAGATTCCAAACAGGATAGAGATGCTTGTTGGAAGTACCGGGTCGGTATTGTCAGAGCTTTCAAATGCGTACAACGGACTCCAGCAGATGCCACTTACGATCGATCAGATTTATATCTACCAAGGGAAAGATATTGACCGGACTGTGAAGGTTTCGTTTTTTAAGATCTTTTTGGAAGGTTTGAAGCGGTTCGTACATTCGTTTATCAGGCAAAAATCGTACACTGAAACTGCTGAATCAAAAGTGGTGTTGGAAGTCTGGGTGAACAGGCCAAGACAGTACGTGGATATTCTCCAACAACTTGTGGACAAGGAGTTCACTCCTAAAACGGGAATATACGTTGACCTGTCGATAATGCGGGACGAAGGGAAGTTGATCCTGGCGAATGCTGCGAAGAAATCACCGGACATCGCACTTGGAATAAGCAACTGGATTCCTTTTGAGATGGGAATAAGGGGAGCTGCACTTGATTTGAGAAGGTTCTCGGATTTTGTGGAATACTCAAAGAATTTCTATCCGGGATCACTTCTTCCGTACTTGTACGAGGAACATTGCTATGGGTTGCCCGAAACACTCGATTTCTATGTGTTATTCTACAGGACAGATATTATTAATTACTTGAAGATACCGATACCAAACACGTGGGAAGATGTAAAGACTATACTTCCAGAGCTTCAGAGGAACGGGATGAATTTTTATTTACCATTGGGTGGCTCGACTTCGTTCAAAGCTTGGATGACAACCGCACCGTTCATCTATCAGTACCACGGTAAACTCTTTACAGATGATGGTTTGAAAACAGCGATAGGCGATAGTAAAACTTTAAGGGCGTTAAAAGAGATGACAGAACTCTTCACCATGTACGGTATTCCAACTCAAGTAGCCAATTTCTTCGAAAGCTTTAGAAAAGGTGAAATTCCGATCGGTGTTGGCAACCTCGGAACGTATGTCCAGTTAACCATCGCAGCTCCTGAATTGAAAGGCATGTGGTCGATAGTGCCGTCGCCGGGTGTTGAGTGGAACGGTGTGATCGAAAGATGGCAGACTGGTTCTGCTCAAGCGGTTGCGATATTTAATGACACGAAATATCCTATGGAATCGTGGGAATTTGTAAAATGGTGGCTTTCAGAAGAAACCCAAAGGCAATTTATAAATCAAGTAGTGAGCACTTACGGTATAGAGTTTTTAATGATTCCTGCAAATAGGAATGCTGTAAGTTGGTTGCCAATAAGACAGTCAGATTTGTCAGTTATAAAGTCACAGTTTGAGTGGTTGCAGGAAGTTCCAAAGATGCCGGCAAGCTATATCTTGGAGAGGGAAATCAGTAATATCTGGAACAAGGTTGTTCTCGAAGGTAAACCGTTGAGGGTTGCTGTAGACGACGGCATCAATGTTGTTAACAAAGAGTTCGCAAGGAAGCTTGAAGAATTCGGATATTACGAAAACGGTAAACCGGTTAGACCGTTCAAGATTTACGAACTGGAAGATATTCTCACTTGGTATAAATAG
- a CDS encoding ABC transporter substrate-binding protein, translated as MKKVFLAGLLLVLAVVSFGKVTITYVNWNLGLDIERDMVQEFMKLYPDIEVKIVTAEGNYEDWLIAQAAAGKLPDVIMIPNIPMALTNDWALDLTKMALADPEWKNIPAPLRNATVYNNKIYGVPAGLYFMGYFVNDELFEKYNVKPLKFAPSWAEFLNAVKKLTIPKDGIIGLAEEVQIPEWYPAMKNLRLGWYTWDGKQYNLDDPSFLEAVNIAKQLWQGKYVYDALPEEQKKQYNAGWYGDVWNQGKIAIRWSGTWDTTFFATLPFKSRFIGVPGGRTPVVGDFFVISKTTKNPKEAFLFAKFVTFGRDGILKRLEIDKKNQWSSLPLTTEKAVLDKYFAVKKLFPGLDEAYAKIGTGIIEGVKIVPGYIQSRWTAPTGIKVGDNPNANIGDVIWNAMRGSVNIADYVKQLNKIANEQYQNAVKKIAVMTK; from the coding sequence ATGAAAAAGGTGTTTTTGGCGGGTTTACTCTTAGTTCTTGCCGTAGTATCGTTTGGAAAAGTAACGATTACTTACGTCAACTGGAACCTCGGTCTTGATATCGAAAGGGACATGGTCCAGGAATTCATGAAGCTCTATCCAGACATCGAAGTGAAGATTGTAACAGCGGAAGGCAACTACGAAGACTGGCTCATTGCTCAAGCGGCTGCTGGTAAATTACCAGATGTGATAATGATTCCAAACATACCGATGGCGTTGACGAACGACTGGGCACTTGACCTCACGAAAATGGCATTGGCTGACCCAGAATGGAAGAACATCCCAGCGCCTCTTAGAAACGCTACCGTTTACAACAACAAGATCTACGGTGTGCCAGCAGGTCTTTACTTCATGGGATATTTTGTAAACGACGAACTCTTCGAGAAGTACAACGTCAAACCATTGAAATTCGCACCGTCGTGGGCAGAATTCTTGAATGCGGTAAAGAAACTCACCATTCCAAAAGATGGAATCATCGGTCTTGCCGAAGAAGTACAGATTCCTGAATGGTATCCAGCGATGAAGAACTTGAGGCTCGGATGGTACACATGGGATGGAAAACAGTACAACTTGGATGACCCGTCGTTCCTTGAAGCTGTAAACATTGCAAAGCAACTCTGGCAAGGTAAGTACGTTTACGACGCTCTGCCGGAAGAGCAGAAGAAACAGTACAACGCAGGTTGGTACGGCGATGTTTGGAATCAGGGAAAGATAGCCATCAGATGGTCTGGAACATGGGATACAACATTCTTTGCAACACTGCCTTTCAAGAGCAGATTCATAGGTGTTCCCGGCGGTAGAACGCCGGTTGTCGGCGACTTCTTCGTTATATCAAAGACAACTAAGAACCCAAAAGAAGCGTTCTTGTTCGCAAAATTCGTAACGTTCGGAAGAGATGGTATCCTCAAGAGACTTGAAATAGACAAGAAAAATCAGTGGTCTTCGTTGCCCCTCACAACGGAAAAGGCCGTACTCGATAAGTACTTCGCAGTGAAGAAGCTCTTCCCGGGTCTTGACGAAGCGTATGCAAAGATTGGAACTGGAATCATCGAGGGCGTCAAAATCGTTCCGGGTTACATCCAATCAAGATGGACTGCACCAACGGGTATCAAAGTGGGAGACAATCCAAATGCAAACATCGGAGATGTGATTTGGAACGCAATGAGAGGTAGCGTCAACATCGCAGATTACGTGAAACAACTCAACAAAATAGCCAACGAACAGTATCAAAATGCAGTTAAGAAAATTGCTGTGATGACGAAGTAA